CTTCGTTTTTGCTCGCCTTTGCAATTGCTAGATGAAACTGAATATCTGCATCTATGTATGCTACATAATTTCCTTCTTGAAGGGCATTTTTTCTTTTATTCAAATGTCCTTTTAAGTATAAAAGATCCTCTTCGCTTCGGCGCTGTGCCGCTAACATCGCTACTTCTTTATCTAACATATTTCTTGCTTCATACACATGATTAATATTAGCTGCTTGCAATCGTTTTTCAAATGAATCTTGTGTTGTATTTAGTGAGACAATACGAGTACCTTGTCCTTGTCGAACTTCTAAGATGCCGGCATGTACTAATATCTTTATGCTTTCTCGCAGCGTCGAACGCCCTACACCTAACTCTTCCATTAATTGCGGCTCTGTAGGGAG
This genomic interval from Bacillus cereus contains the following:
- a CDS encoding FadR/GntR family transcriptional regulator; the protein is MNINEKKSFSKVSRRKLVDEVLERLQEKIFSGEYEVGDRLPTEPQLMEELGVGRSTLRESIKILVHAGILEVRQGQGTRIVSLNTTQDSFEKRLQAANINHVYEARNMLDKEVAMLAAQRRSEEDLLYLKGHLNKRKNALQEGNYVAYIDADIQFHLAIAKASKNEVLLDLYQSFVPALRHILSQLILNTVNYEDNSDIHEKLFQAIFKQNAEEARTYAVQNLELK